A window from Thermosipho africanus Ob7 encodes these proteins:
- a CDS encoding transcriptional regulator: MIPLSPMGKQEIHKLESILLYATLFRKDVLDLIKDPSERLTWVDSLAVASSAIAREKAGMRIPEIAEELGRTEQTIRKHLKGESKAGQIVRETYDLLKQGQIDESQISISSILEENEKLKQENNILKNFIKEFYNKVKDYIPED, from the coding sequence ATGATACCGCTAAGTCCTATGGGAAAACAAGAAATTCACAAACTTGAAAGTATATTACTTTATGCAACATTATTTAGAAAAGATGTTTTAGATCTAATAAAAGATCCATCTGAAAGACTCACATGGGTTGATAGTTTAGCAGTTGCCTCAAGTGCAATAGCAAGAGAAAAAGCTGGCATGAGAATTCCTGAAATAGCTGAAGAACTTGGTAGAACAGAACAAACAATTAGAAAACATTTAAAAGGAGAAAGTAAAGCGGGTCAAATTGTTAGAGAAACATACGATTTACTAAAACAAGGTCAAATCGATGAATCACAAATCTCCATTAGTTCAATTCTTGAAGAAAATGAGAAACTAAAACAAGAAAATAATATTTTGAAAAATTTTATAAAAGAATTCTATAACAAAGTTAAGGATTATATTCCAGAAGATTAA
- the pstB gene encoding phosphate ABC transporter ATP-binding protein PstB — MEIIEFKNFGAYYGEKKVVNNVTFPVYINKITAIIGPSGCGKSTLLRSINRINDEIPGFKVEGSLLIDGKDVYKDVDDLTVLRKKVGMVFQRPVPFPMSIYENIAFGLKIHGVKDKSKINKIVEKTLKEAALWDEVKHELDKNAYSLSGGQQQRLCIARSLAIEPGVLLLDEPTSALDPIATQRIESLLERLSEKYTIVIVTHNIAQAIRISDYIAFMFKGELIEFGETSEVVRNPKNKLTEEYLNGKIG, encoded by the coding sequence ATGGAAATAATTGAATTTAAAAATTTTGGAGCATATTATGGAGAAAAAAAGGTTGTTAATAATGTGACTTTTCCAGTTTATATAAATAAAATTACTGCGATAATAGGACCTTCAGGTTGTGGAAAATCAACTCTTTTAAGGAGTATAAATAGGATAAATGATGAAATTCCAGGATTTAAAGTTGAAGGATCACTTTTAATTGATGGAAAAGACGTTTATAAAGATGTAGATGATTTAACAGTTTTGAGAAAGAAAGTTGGTATGGTCTTTCAAAGGCCTGTTCCGTTTCCAATGAGCATTTATGAAAACATAGCTTTTGGATTAAAAATCCATGGGGTAAAAGATAAAAGTAAAATAAATAAAATTGTTGAAAAGACTTTAAAAGAAGCAGCACTATGGGATGAGGTAAAGCATGAACTTGATAAAAATGCTTATTCGCTTTCAGGAGGGCAACAGCAAAGGTTGTGTATTGCAAGATCTCTAGCTATTGAACCTGGAGTATTACTTTTAGATGAGCCAACATCTGCACTTGATCCAATAGCAACACAAAGAATAGAATCGCTTTTGGAAAGATTATCAGAAAAGTATACAATTGTTATAGTGACACATAATATAGCACAAGCAATTAGAATATCAGATTACATTGCATTTATGTTTAAAGGAGAACTTATTGAATTTGGAGAAACCTCTGAAGTTGTAAGAAATCCAAAAAATAAATTAACAGAAGAATACTTAAATGGTAAAATAGGTTAG
- a CDS encoding aldehyde dehydrogenase family protein: MEQLINSLKEFFSTGKTYDLEFRINQLKILKHALEEFEEDLYSALFLDLNKSKEESFLTEIFIVYREIKYFIKNLKKLSKPKRVKVGIENKSGKGFLIPEPYGVTLIISPWNYPVNLTLTPLVGAIAAGNCAVLKPSEYSENVTKVLEKMITKYFSEDYIKVVTGDAEISKKLLDQDFDYIFFTGSPGVGKYVMKKASERLIPVTLELGGKNPTIVDSTCDLELSAKRIAWGKLLNAGQTCISPDYLIVEESIKEQLVERLIKYFEDFQSKMACIINDRHVKRLKNFLNNTKGRVIFGGKVYERKFEPTIVDDVKINDSLMSEEIFGPILPIITFKDEKDIFEIISKNPYPLSLYVFSNNKAFVKNVINKIQAGGISVNDTISHFVPESFPFGGIKTSGIGRYHGRYSFETFSHFKPVFFRGKFEINVKYPPYKGFEKIQKMLRKWYL, translated from the coding sequence GTGGAACAGTTGATAAATTCTTTAAAAGAATTTTTCAGTACTGGAAAAACATATGATTTAGAGTTTAGGATTAATCAATTAAAAATTTTAAAACATGCATTGGAAGAGTTTGAAGAAGATTTATATAGTGCTCTTTTTCTTGATTTAAATAAATCAAAAGAGGAATCTTTTTTGACAGAAATATTTATTGTTTATAGAGAAATAAAATATTTTATTAAGAATTTAAAAAAACTTTCAAAACCTAAAAGAGTAAAAGTTGGTATTGAGAATAAATCTGGAAAAGGTTTTTTAATTCCTGAACCATACGGTGTAACTTTAATTATTTCGCCTTGGAATTATCCTGTAAATTTAACCCTAACTCCTTTAGTTGGAGCTATTGCAGCTGGAAATTGTGCTGTTTTAAAACCTTCTGAATATTCAGAAAATGTTACTAAAGTTTTAGAAAAAATGATAACAAAGTATTTTTCAGAAGATTATATAAAAGTAGTTACAGGAGATGCAGAAATTTCTAAAAAACTTTTAGATCAAGATTTTGATTATATATTTTTTACGGGGAGTCCAGGTGTTGGAAAATATGTAATGAAAAAAGCATCTGAAAGGCTAATTCCAGTAACACTTGAGCTTGGGGGAAAAAATCCAACTATTGTAGATTCAACTTGTGATTTAGAACTTTCAGCTAAAAGAATTGCTTGGGGAAAATTATTAAATGCAGGGCAAACATGTATTTCTCCTGATTACTTAATAGTTGAAGAAAGTATTAAGGAGCAACTAGTTGAAAGGTTAATTAAATATTTCGAAGATTTTCAAAGTAAGATGGCTTGTATAATTAATGACAGGCATGTAAAAAGACTAAAAAATTTTTTAAATAATACAAAAGGAAGAGTAATTTTTGGAGGGAAAGTATATGAAAGAAAGTTTGAACCTACTATTGTAGATGATGTGAAAATAAACGATTCATTAATGAGTGAAGAAATATTTGGTCCTATTTTGCCTATAATTACATTTAAAGATGAAAAAGATATATTTGAAATAATTAGTAAAAATCCATATCCTTTGTCTCTTTATGTATTTTCGAATAACAAAGCTTTTGTTAAAAATGTTATTAATAAAATTCAAGCTGGTGGGATAAGTGTAAATGACACAATTTCTCATTTTGTCCCAGAAAGTTTTCCTTTTGGTGGAATAAAAACAAGCGGAATAGGAAGGTATCATGGTAGATATAGTTTTGAAACATTTTCACACTTTAAACCGGTATTTTTTAGAGGAAAGTTTGAAATTAACGTAAAATATCCCCCATATAAAGGTTTTGAAAAAATTCAAAAAATGTTAAGAAAGTGGTACTTATGA
- a CDS encoding PstC family ABC transporter permease — translation MRTFKYYFQMFLIYFFALLSITALFLLIVFIFKEALPAIVELKLKPLMSVYWYPTYDPPEFGMLALIADTLLVTLVSSIITIPIGYFIAFYLHTYSNGFEKRFIKFIISILSGIPSVIIGMFLVFYISPIFLNFGVWSTENFLLAVIGLSLLSLPYSVSLMTDSLDSVPKELIESSLSLGVSKFITTLKITTLASRSGLINSTILTINRIIGETMVVLLVGGGAAMIPTSFFDPIKPLTAAIASEIGEAGVGSMHYHSLFLAGLILLVISLCLTYLSKLRSWKTYG, via the coding sequence ATGAGGACTTTTAAGTATTATTTTCAGATGTTTTTAATATACTTTTTTGCGCTGTTGTCCATCACAGCGCTTTTTCTCTTGATAGTATTTATATTTAAAGAAGCATTGCCAGCAATTGTTGAACTAAAGTTAAAACCGTTGATGAGCGTTTATTGGTATCCAACATATGATCCTCCTGAATTTGGTATGTTAGCACTAATTGCTGATACTTTACTTGTAACATTAGTTTCATCAATTATTACTATTCCAATTGGTTATTTTATAGCATTTTATCTTCATACTTATTCAAATGGTTTTGAAAAGAGATTCATTAAATTTATTATTAGTATTTTGTCTGGAATTCCATCTGTTATAATTGGAATGTTTTTGGTATTTTATATTTCGCCAATATTTTTGAATTTTGGTGTATGGTCTACTGAGAATTTTCTTCTAGCAGTTATTGGCCTTTCTTTGCTTTCACTTCCTTATTCTGTTTCGCTTATGACAGATTCTTTAGATAGTGTTCCAAAAGAATTAATTGAAAGTTCACTTTCTTTAGGAGTTTCTAAATTTATTACTACATTAAAAATTACAACTTTGGCATCACGTTCTGGATTAATTAACTCAACAATTTTAACAATTAATAGGATAATAGGAGAAACAATGGTGGTTTTATTGGTTGGAGGAGGAGCAGCAATGATTCCAACTTCATTTTTTGATCCTATAAAACCTTTAACGGCAGCTATAGCTAGTGAAATTGGTGAGGCTGGAGTCGGAAGTATGCATTATCATTCATTATTCCTAGCTGGTTTAATTTTATTAGTAATTTCTTTATGTTTAACTTATTTATCAAAGTTAAGGAGCTGGAAAACATATGGATAA
- a CDS encoding phosphate ABC transporter substrate-binding protein PstS family protein produces MRKIFVIFALLLVFFAFSRTLVIKGSNTIFPVAQLWIEELKKMYPDMEITLEGAGSSTGIAALFNETADIANSSRWLKESEIEKMHSMKKYFVPIIVGYDGIAVIVNKNLGIENISIDTLKDIYTGKIRYWSQVDPNLPKKQIVIYSRNTASGTFETFENKVLNKEKMAPWVRMVESTQFEIESVKNNPYAIAYTGIGYVTEDVKVLKVDGVLPTKRNILEGTYPISRPLYMFVDASNGYLVDDLIKKYVNFAVSKKGQDLVEKAGYVSAYGF; encoded by the coding sequence ATGAGAAAGATTTTTGTCATTTTTGCGTTATTGTTGGTGTTTTTCGCATTTTCAAGAACTTTGGTAATCAAGGGTTCAAACACTATTTTCCCAGTTGCTCAACTTTGGATAGAAGAGTTAAAAAAGATGTATCCAGATATGGAGATAACACTTGAAGGAGCAGGTTCATCGACTGGGATTGCAGCCCTCTTTAACGAGACAGCAGATATTGCAAATTCAAGTAGATGGTTAAAAGAAAGTGAAATTGAAAAAATGCATAGTATGAAAAAATATTTTGTACCTATTATTGTTGGTTATGACGGTATAGCAGTAATTGTAAATAAAAATCTTGGAATAGAAAATATATCAATAGATACTTTGAAAGATATATACACTGGAAAAATAAGATACTGGAGTCAAGTTGATCCAAATTTACCTAAAAAGCAAATAGTAATTTATTCAAGAAATACGGCATCTGGAACTTTTGAAACATTCGAAAATAAAGTTTTGAATAAGGAAAAAATGGCTCCATGGGTTAGGATGGTTGAAAGTACTCAATTTGAAATTGAATCTGTAAAAAATAATCCATATGCAATTGCTTATACTGGAATTGGATATGTTACAGAAGATGTTAAAGTTTTAAAAGTTGATGGTGTATTACCAACTAAAAGAAATATTTTAGAAGGAACCTATCCAATTTCAAGGCCATTGTACATGTTTGTTGATGCATCAAACGGATACCTAGTTGATGATCTCATAAAGAAATATGTTAATTTTGCAGTTTCTAAAAAAGGACAAGATTTAGTAGAAAAAGCAGGATATGTTTCTGCATATGGATTTTAG
- a CDS encoding ROK family protein → MEISTSQKILNELLISNKISRTELEKKFNITPSTLSYTIKKIKNLIEIYKEPSLGQGRPKQFLSLNKDYWISLGVKVGRDYVNITKLNGHFEILERYTFKLSKKNIGNENLSKFLNDAFEKISEKENIKAVGMAFSGEVVEQKVNSKILKLENFSPEKIVKTHFKNSAHSILNDVEAIATEEYIKYKGEDILVINYGTGIGACYYGNGEFKNNKNRKIIEIGHFFAGGHEKCYCGSTGCLETLASDYAVLKKFKYNDLKIVDFIENEENFENDLKEVRTLYKTFKKRAEDIYEGTFNYLTIFISTIFRILEPKKVILTGEGVTPWFSQMLQKKIINSNKIPIPIIFRGLENNIELGASINALQKYIMTKIE, encoded by the coding sequence ATGGAAATATCAACATCACAAAAAATACTTAATGAATTATTAATCAGCAATAAAATCAGTAGAACAGAACTTGAAAAAAAATTTAATATTACTCCATCTACGTTGTCTTATACTATAAAAAAAATTAAAAACCTTATTGAAATATATAAAGAACCATCATTGGGACAAGGTAGACCTAAGCAGTTCCTATCATTAAATAAAGATTATTGGATTTCACTGGGAGTTAAAGTTGGAAGAGACTATGTAAACATTACAAAATTAAATGGACACTTTGAAATTCTTGAACGCTATACTTTTAAACTTAGTAAAAAAAATATTGGAAATGAAAATCTCTCAAAATTTTTAAATGATGCTTTTGAAAAAATTTCTGAAAAAGAAAATATCAAAGCTGTTGGAATGGCTTTTTCTGGAGAAGTTGTAGAACAAAAAGTAAATTCAAAAATTCTAAAACTTGAAAACTTTTCCCCTGAAAAAATTGTTAAAACTCATTTTAAAAATTCCGCGCATTCAATATTAAATGATGTTGAAGCAATTGCAACCGAAGAATATATTAAATACAAAGGAGAAGACATTTTAGTTATTAATTATGGTACAGGAATTGGTGCATGTTACTATGGAAATGGTGAATTCAAAAATAATAAAAATAGAAAAATAATAGAAATAGGACATTTTTTTGCTGGAGGACATGAAAAGTGTTATTGTGGAAGTACAGGTTGTCTTGAAACTCTTGCTTCTGATTACGCTGTTTTAAAAAAGTTTAAATACAATGACCTTAAAATTGTAGATTTTATAGAAAATGAAGAAAATTTTGAAAATGATCTAAAAGAAGTAAGAACGCTTTATAAAACCTTTAAAAAAAGAGCTGAGGATATATATGAAGGCACTTTTAATTATCTAACAATATTTATTTCAACAATCTTTAGAATTTTAGAGCCAAAAAAGGTTATTTTAACAGGTGAAGGTGTAACACCATGGTTTTCACAGATGTTACAAAAAAAGATTATCAATTCAAACAAAATACCAATACCTATAATTTTCCGTGGACTTGAAAACAACATCGAATTAGGCGCATCAATTAATGCCTTACAAAAATATATAATGACTAAAATTGAATGA
- the phoU gene encoding phosphate signaling complex protein PhoU, with translation MDTIHFEKEYSMLRAYISKMLSLVSQSFENAIEALEFFDVSLAKDVINRDDEIDLLNRQIEEKVYDIIARYNPIGKDLRYIITMIKFSNNLERIADLSCNSAEKVIYFEKNNIDYKMIREVKEMFGIVLKMLHDTFLAFSKKDIELSKKIWFDDKNLDDLEKLIRNKSQDLDNKESIIYNILIARDLERIGDHLTNLCEEIIYIETGKEIKEIINYEKDSNS, from the coding sequence ATGGATACTATACATTTTGAAAAAGAATATTCAATGTTAAGAGCTTATATTTCAAAAATGCTTTCACTAGTATCTCAATCTTTTGAAAATGCAATTGAGGCGTTAGAATTTTTTGATGTTTCTCTTGCAAAAGATGTTATTAATAGGGACGATGAGATAGACTTATTAAATAGACAGATAGAAGAGAAAGTTTACGATATTATAGCTCGTTATAATCCTATTGGGAAGGATTTAAGGTATATAATTACAATGATTAAATTTTCGAATAATTTAGAAAGAATTGCTGATTTGTCTTGCAATAGTGCAGAAAAAGTCATTTATTTTGAAAAGAACAATATTGATTACAAGATGATAAGGGAAGTAAAAGAAATGTTTGGAATAGTATTAAAAATGCTGCATGATACATTTTTAGCTTTTTCAAAAAAAGATATTGAATTATCAAAAAAAATATGGTTTGATGATAAAAATTTAGATGATTTAGAAAAGTTGATAAGAAACAAATCACAGGATCTTGATAATAAAGAATCTATTATATACAATATTCTAATAGCGCGTGATTTAGAAAGAATAGGCGATCATTTAACAAATTTATGTGAAGAGATAATTTATATAGAAACTGGAAAGGAAATAAAGGAGATAATAAATTATGAAAAGGATTCTAATAGTTGA
- a CDS encoding MarR family winged helix-turn-helix transcriptional regulator gives MNKEDILKTIFSLVVNFVNFFHSNKVFSKMTTNEFYVFVFIALNNNVTMKECSQKLNLSKSTITVIIDKLEQENLVKRIRSRKDRRKIFLILTKKGENIFNKFLEDFNKIVDYTISKIPDNELQIINKGFEYFIKNLGGEKE, from the coding sequence TTGAATAAAGAAGATATCTTGAAAACAATCTTCTCACTAGTAGTAAATTTTGTCAATTTTTTTCATTCAAACAAAGTATTTTCAAAAATGACTACAAATGAATTTTATGTATTTGTTTTTATTGCCTTAAATAACAACGTTACAATGAAAGAATGTTCTCAAAAACTAAATCTTTCAAAAAGTACTATAACAGTCATTATTGACAAATTAGAACAAGAAAATCTTGTCAAAAGAATAAGGTCTAGAAAAGACAGAAGAAAAATATTCTTAATTTTAACAAAAAAAGGCGAAAACATTTTTAATAAATTTTTGGAAGATTTTAATAAAATTGTCGACTATACCATTTCTAAAATTCCTGATAATGAACTTCAAATTATTAACAAAGGCTTTGAATACTTTATTAAAAATTTAGGAGGTGAGAAAGAATGA
- the pstA gene encoding phosphate ABC transporter permease PstA has translation MDKFAKIILKILSYIVVVFIVFIIIEVLANGIKYFSLDFFTKYPENGMRQGGIFPAIVGSIYIIITSVIFSVPLGIFTGIFLAEYKDKKISKIVELAVTGLSGMPSIVYGLFGYAMFSIALGFGTSILSASLTLSIMTLPIISNSTKEAMASLPKELKESAYALGAKRNETIFKVLLKASKSRITTGVLLGLGRTLGETAPVLVTGSVFYATSMPKNIFSPVMTLPTHIYYLISAYGKESMWMTSGTAAFLLILILVIYLIAYKIGGISNGNN, from the coding sequence ATGGATAAATTTGCAAAAATTATCTTAAAGATTTTGTCATATATAGTAGTAGTTTTTATTGTGTTTATAATTATAGAAGTTTTAGCAAATGGAATAAAATATTTTTCTTTAGATTTTTTTACAAAGTATCCAGAAAATGGCATGAGGCAAGGTGGAATATTTCCAGCAATAGTTGGCAGTATTTATATTATTATTACAAGTGTTATTTTTTCAGTTCCGTTAGGAATTTTTACTGGCATATTTTTAGCAGAGTATAAAGATAAGAAGATATCAAAAATAGTAGAATTAGCAGTTACTGGGTTAAGTGGAATGCCATCTATAGTTTATGGTTTATTTGGATATGCTATGTTTTCAATTGCTTTGGGATTTGGAACTTCAATATTGTCAGCATCTCTTACACTTTCTATAATGACTTTACCAATAATTTCAAATTCAACAAAAGAAGCTATGGCAAGTTTACCAAAAGAACTTAAAGAATCTGCATATGCATTAGGTGCAAAAAGAAACGAAACTATTTTTAAAGTGTTATTAAAAGCATCAAAATCAAGAATTACTACGGGTGTTTTATTAGGACTTGGGCGAACTTTAGGAGAAACTGCACCAGTGTTGGTAACAGGATCTGTTTTTTATGCTACTAGTATGCCAAAAAATATTTTTTCTCCAGTAATGACATTGCCAACTCATATATACTATCTAATTTCTGCATATGGAAAAGAATCAATGTGGATGACAAGTGGAACAGCAGCATTTCTTCTAATTTTGATTTTGGTTATTTACTTGATTGCTTATAAAATAGGAGGTATTAGTAATGGAAATAATTGA
- a CDS encoding response regulator transcription factor yields MKRILIVEDDLSIRNILKKYLKSHGYEVDEAGSIVDFRKKLYNDKFDLVLLDIMLPDGFSINELPDIKVNFPDLGVIIISARDSDNDKIYGLEIGADDYVAKPFNPREVVARIKSYFRRVSKNNEYIKYGPLEIFCENYVVKLNNNEVEMTAKEFEVLCLLAKNPDYVFSREKILDTVWEDEFISDRVVDVHISNIRNKLGKSWIKTIRGAGYKFNPRGYDV; encoded by the coding sequence ATGAAAAGGATTCTAATAGTTGAGGATGATTTGTCAATAAGAAATATTCTGAAAAAATATTTAAAGTCTCATGGATATGAAGTTGACGAAGCAGGAAGTATAGTCGATTTTCGTAAAAAGTTATATAATGATAAATTTGATCTGGTTTTGCTTGATATAATGCTTCCTGATGGTTTTTCGATAAATGAATTGCCGGATATAAAGGTTAATTTTCCAGATCTTGGAGTAATTATTATTTCAGCAAGAGATAGTGATAATGATAAAATATATGGTCTTGAAATTGGAGCCGATGATTATGTTGCAAAGCCATTTAATCCACGGGAAGTTGTTGCAAGGATAAAATCGTATTTTAGAAGGGTTTCAAAAAATAATGAATATATAAAATATGGACCTTTAGAAATATTTTGTGAAAATTATGTTGTTAAATTAAACAATAATGAAGTTGAGATGACAGCTAAAGAATTTGAAGTTTTATGTTTACTTGCAAAAAATCCAGATTATGTTTTTTCAAGGGAAAAAATTTTAGATACAGTTTGGGAAGATGAATTTATTTCAGATAGAGTTGTTGATGTTCATATAAGTAATATAAGGAATAAGCTAGGAAAATCTTGGATAAAAACAATAAGAGGAGCAGGATACAAATTTAATCCGAGGGGATATGATGTTTAA
- a CDS encoding sensor histidine kinase has protein sequence MFNFEIFQNFDEPIIMLDGLKIAKANNKALEYGFKENFEILDVFTSKNIDVIIEYLIERKNFELEEKLYFFEFSDWRYVKIKFFDNLLYLSDLTEYIKIKEAKVNFTTAISHELFNPLSIIKANAIYLKDIFNENNKDILEALEDIEKSSKRMERIIKQLKVLAMLELGMYKPKIDIVDFEKILNEVIDELSQKLESKNLTLDLKILNKEYKSDGFMLYTIIKNLLSNSIKYSYNNSTIIIEAYKDKIIISDSGIGIKKEDLEKVTQRFYRSKEATKMATGSGLGLSIVKHICNILNYKLIIESNYLIGTKVIIQF, from the coding sequence ATGTTTAATTTTGAAATTTTTCAGAATTTTGATGAACCAATTATAATGCTTGATGGTTTAAAAATAGCCAAGGCAAATAATAAAGCATTGGAATATGGTTTTAAAGAAAATTTTGAAATTTTGGATGTTTTTACATCAAAAAATATTGATGTAATTATTGAGTATTTAATAGAGAGAAAAAATTTTGAACTTGAAGAAAAGCTTTATTTTTTTGAGTTTTCAGATTGGAGATATGTAAAAATTAAATTTTTTGATAACTTACTTTACTTGTCGGATTTAACTGAGTATATAAAAATTAAAGAGGCAAAAGTTAATTTTACTACAGCAATATCTCACGAATTATTTAATCCACTTTCTATAATTAAGGCCAACGCAATTTACCTTAAGGATATTTTTAATGAAAATAATAAAGATATTTTGGAAGCTCTTGAAGATATTGAAAAATCTTCAAAAAGAATGGAAAGAATTATAAAGCAGTTGAAAGTACTGGCTATGTTAGAGCTTGGAATGTATAAACCTAAGATTGATATAGTAGATTTTGAAAAGATATTAAACGAGGTTATTGATGAACTTTCACAGAAATTGGAAAGTAAAAATTTAACGCTCGATTTAAAAATTTTAAATAAAGAGTATAAAAGTGATGGTTTTATGCTTTATACAATAATTAAAAACTTGCTTTCTAATTCTATAAAATATTCATACAATAATTCCACAATTATAATAGAAGCATATAAAGATAAGATAATAATTAGTGATAGTGGAATTGGTATAAAAAAAGAAGATTTAGAAAAAGTTACACAAAGATTTTATAGAAGCAAAGAAGCCACCAAAATGGCAACAGGGTCAGGATTGGGGCTTTCGATTGTAAAACATATTTGTAATATATTAAATTATAAGTTGATTATAGAATCCAATTATTTAATTGGTACGAAAGTTATCATTCAATTTTAG
- a CDS encoding GNAT family N-acetyltransferase — MYNGKLVRLRAYEKNDLEIARKFVNDPEVKKYLIPGIPFPLRVDDEEKWYNSLNPFGRGEYSFAIERIEDGKYIGGCGINKVDWKNSVAEVGIFLGKPYWNKGYGTDAMRVLVNFIFNEMNINKVKLEVFSFNERAIRSYEKVGFKIEGALREEIFRNGKYYNVIVMGLLRKEWNS; from the coding sequence ATGTACAATGGAAAATTAGTTAGGTTAAGGGCGTATGAAAAAAATGACTTGGAAATAGCAAGGAAATTTGTAAATGATCCAGAGGTTAAAAAATATTTGATCCCTGGAATTCCGTTTCCATTAAGGGTTGATGATGAAGAAAAATGGTATAACAGTTTAAACCCATTTGGAAGAGGAGAATATTCTTTTGCTATTGAAAGGATTGAAGATGGGAAATACATTGGAGGTTGTGGTATAAACAAAGTTGATTGGAAAAACTCAGTTGCTGAAGTTGGTATTTTTTTGGGAAAACCATATTGGAATAAAGGATATGGAACAGATGCTATGAGAGTATTAGTCAATTTTATTTTTAACGAAATGAATATTAATAAAGTAAAGTTAGAGGTATTTTCATTCAATGAAAGAGCAATAAGAAGTTATGAAAAAGTAGGATTTAAAATAGAAGGGGCTTTAAGAGAGGAGATATTTAGAAATGGTAAATATTATAATGTAATTGTTATGGGTTTGCTAAGAAAGGAGTGGAACAGTTGA